The window AGCCTGCTCACCCCCACCGCCGTGCCCGGCTACCGCATCGCCGACGGCCTGCGGGCCCGCGGCATCAAGGTGGTCCTGGGCGGCATGCACGTCTCGGCCTGCCCCGAGGAGGCCGCGCAACACGCCGACGCGGTGGTCACCGGCGAGGCCGAGGGGGTCTGGCCCCAGGTCCTGGCCGACTTCAAGGCCGGCGCCATGAAGCCCCGCTACCAGGGCCAGCAGCTCGAGCTCGAAGGCCTGCCCACCCCGCTCTACGGCATGCTCAAGCACGGCCACGACTTCCGCATCGTCAGCACCGCCCGCGGCTGCCCCTACCCCTGCTCCTTCTGCACCGTCAGCAAGGTCTTCGGCGCCAGGATCCGGATGCGCCCCATCGACGACGTCGTCAAGGACGTCGACGCCATGCCCGGCAGCCTCTACATCAACGGCGACGAGAACATCTGGTGGCTCGGCAAGACCCAGCGCGCCATCGACCTCTTCACCGCCCTCAAGGGCAGCAAGAAGCGCTGGATGGGCTTCGGCTCCCTCGCCCCCGTCCTCTCCCCCGACGGCGCCCGCATGCTCAAGGCCGCCCGCCAGTCCGGCATGCTCACCGTCTGGGTCGGCTGGGAGTCCATCACCGACCACGGCCTCGAGGAGTACCGCGCCGACCGCAAGGTCGGCATCGACCGCGAGCGCGCCGTCAAGACGCTCAAGGACGCCGGCATCGACGTCTCCCTCTTCTTCATGCTCGGCTCGCGCGCCGACTCCATCGACGACTACCGCCGCGCCGTCGACCTCGCCGACCGCCTCGGCGTCTCCATGCACCCCTCCCTCGCCGTCCCCTATCCCGGCTCCACCCTGCGCGAGCAGTACCAGCCCTTCCTCTTCAAGGACCTCGGCTGGGAGTACTACACCGGCGCCTACGCCCTCTACGAGCACCCCGACCCCCGCATGACCCCGGAGGTCCGCGAGGAGCTCTTCTACCAGACCTCCCTCGAGCTCCTCTCCCTCCCCAGGGTCCTCAAGCACATGTTCAAGGTCCCCGCCTCCGGCTTCCCACACGCCCACATCCTCTCCCTCATGAACCAGCTCCCCGTCCGCAAGGGCATGCGGATCGCCTACGAGAAGTGGAAGGTCGCCAAGGACGGCCTCCGCCACCGCCAGGTCACCTCGCCCCCCGCCTAGCGCTCGGCGCCCA is drawn from Anaeromyxobacter sp. and contains these coding sequences:
- a CDS encoding radical SAM protein, which codes for MKLCIIKPPLPFGWTPVAPPILEYLAALTRQADPDIEIELYSASATPDVFDDLQCDLAAISLLTPTAVPGYRIADGLRARGIKVVLGGMHVSACPEEAAQHADAVVTGEAEGVWPQVLADFKAGAMKPRYQGQQLELEGLPTPLYGMLKHGHDFRIVSTARGCPYPCSFCTVSKVFGARIRMRPIDDVVKDVDAMPGSLYINGDENIWWLGKTQRAIDLFTALKGSKKRWMGFGSLAPVLSPDGARMLKAARQSGMLTVWVGWESITDHGLEEYRADRKVGIDRERAVKTLKDAGIDVSLFFMLGSRADSIDDYRRAVDLADRLGVSMHPSLAVPYPGSTLREQYQPFLFKDLGWEYYTGAYALYEHPDPRMTPEVREELFYQTSLELLSLPRVLKHMFKVPASGFPHAHILSLMNQLPVRKGMRIAYEKWKVAKDGLRHRQVTSPPA